In Pseudosulfitobacter pseudonitzschiae, one genomic interval encodes:
- a CDS encoding helix-turn-helix transcriptional regulator: protein MFSKNTDISASTREAGRARVLARVNAISGDCIARAHLTFEAQSELRTLIYRGPQGYGKSVLLAQNCLHFANDGNRFAYVSLAAGYDSEADLVAAICGQIYPPTQVGAPAVPKDFRQLATAMWQIDSLLMSPVLICVDDLDQGGDFVSRLEVFVTESPRNLHFAFAAVSRRGFAQLTLQTGVLEILLDDLSFSEKEVEAFSNTGKSYSADEMMHETRGWPALCKIMTGTEFPDDKASRWPETKRFFLEEIVPSLTEKHLRFLERAATIAPISSESFNYVFKTDDAAALMGDIAFDHNLLLRSKIHADIFLLHPALRDYFQERFLARTPERGSYFLKRAAFWHWRRREFQQAINLALRAGDHRWALGLSEDIMLDLALRQGEIEALRSLLIQVPKRAMQSNPAITLAYAWTLYFSQEASEAEKLLNAMPETRMNETSRIDWGWRQLVRAIGYATHDDLQLSETLCTNWISEFGNVNVVGKGAALTCLTFIMSSQSRFSELSKFLVLANPANTAGRQRFAFGWLHAAEIQAALNRGDMYGAQRLIEAARIDPNVQVERTPFSAKMLISFEAEASCELGMLEFSDDLVESYLEFAGKYGVTDILYRVCRVAAAWRRRTNDLRGALALLERVRALAQEKKLYRLETLIQMEIAELYIAEGIQGFDKAMPKESDPVFSGLHARPLRAQLSILRALAALRNGQYSLAVKNANEAGRTARAIDAGRLEVRALMCAAGAHAASESVPIARKVATEAYEMVLLLGCFQTAGDTRDLLAGLTITSDVAFTDLEFVVPAQKVETSDQLVGVRSLLPKSTRREGTTLSSKQIRVLRYVREGLSNKQIADRLLVREDTVKWHMRKIFADLNVRSRVQAVTEAQARNLI, encoded by the coding sequence ATGTTTAGCAAGAACACCGATATTTCGGCCTCAACAAGAGAGGCAGGGCGCGCTCGTGTATTGGCGCGGGTCAATGCCATTTCCGGGGACTGTATTGCGCGCGCGCATCTCACCTTTGAGGCGCAGTCTGAATTGCGCACATTGATATACCGTGGTCCACAAGGCTATGGAAAATCAGTATTATTAGCGCAAAACTGCCTTCACTTTGCCAATGATGGCAACCGCTTTGCATACGTGTCTTTGGCGGCGGGCTATGATAGCGAGGCGGATTTGGTCGCGGCGATTTGCGGCCAAATTTATCCGCCTACGCAAGTTGGGGCCCCCGCGGTGCCAAAAGATTTTCGGCAGTTGGCCACGGCGATGTGGCAGATTGATTCGCTGCTTATGTCGCCAGTTCTGATTTGTGTCGATGATTTGGATCAAGGTGGGGACTTTGTCAGTCGCCTTGAGGTGTTCGTAACCGAATCGCCCCGTAACCTTCACTTCGCTTTTGCTGCGGTATCGCGGCGTGGTTTTGCTCAGCTCACGCTTCAAACCGGCGTGTTGGAGATATTGCTCGATGACCTTTCTTTTAGCGAGAAAGAGGTCGAGGCGTTTTCGAACACGGGCAAGTCATATTCTGCTGACGAAATGATGCATGAGACAAGGGGCTGGCCGGCACTTTGCAAGATCATGACCGGCACAGAGTTTCCGGATGACAAGGCAAGTAGATGGCCTGAGACAAAGCGCTTCTTTCTGGAAGAGATTGTGCCATCCCTGACAGAAAAGCATCTCAGGTTTCTTGAAAGAGCAGCCACGATCGCTCCGATTTCGAGCGAAAGCTTCAACTATGTTTTCAAGACAGATGATGCCGCTGCGCTGATGGGTGACATCGCCTTCGATCATAACTTGTTGCTTAGAAGCAAGATCCACGCAGATATCTTTTTGCTTCATCCCGCCTTGCGAGACTACTTTCAGGAGCGTTTTTTAGCCCGTACCCCAGAGCGGGGATCCTATTTCCTGAAACGAGCGGCCTTTTGGCATTGGCGACGCCGTGAATTTCAGCAGGCGATCAATTTGGCGTTGCGTGCGGGGGATCATCGCTGGGCTCTTGGGTTAAGCGAAGATATTATGCTTGATCTAGCTCTGCGTCAGGGTGAGATTGAAGCGCTACGATCCTTGCTGATACAAGTCCCGAAACGGGCTATGCAGAGCAACCCCGCCATCACGCTGGCCTATGCATGGACACTCTATTTCAGTCAGGAGGCGTCGGAAGCGGAAAAGCTGCTAAACGCTATGCCCGAAACTCGCATGAATGAAACATCGCGAATTGACTGGGGTTGGCGGCAGTTGGTTCGAGCTATCGGCTACGCGACACACGATGATCTACAGCTCAGTGAAACGCTTTGTACTAATTGGATTTCCGAATTTGGCAACGTAAACGTTGTAGGGAAAGGAGCGGCCTTAACTTGCTTGACTTTTATCATGTCCAGCCAAAGCCGGTTTTCAGAATTGAGCAAGTTTCTGGTGCTCGCAAATCCAGCCAATACTGCGGGTCGTCAGAGATTTGCATTCGGTTGGTTACATGCCGCTGAAATCCAAGCGGCCTTAAATCGCGGCGATATGTATGGTGCACAGCGCTTGATCGAGGCGGCGCGGATCGATCCGAACGTGCAGGTGGAGCGCACGCCGTTCTCGGCCAAAATGCTTATCTCTTTTGAAGCCGAGGCATCATGTGAGCTGGGAATGTTGGAGTTTTCTGATGATTTAGTAGAAAGCTATCTGGAATTTGCAGGTAAGTATGGAGTCACAGATATTCTTTACCGCGTTTGCCGCGTGGCTGCGGCTTGGCGGCGGAGAACGAACGATCTGCGCGGTGCGCTGGCCTTGCTTGAGAGGGTCCGTGCACTTGCCCAGGAGAAAAAACTGTATCGTTTGGAGACACTCATCCAGATGGAGATTGCCGAACTGTATATAGCCGAGGGAATACAGGGATTCGATAAGGCGATGCCGAAAGAAAGTGATCCGGTGTTCTCTGGACTCCATGCCCGGCCATTGCGCGCTCAATTGTCGATTTTGCGGGCCTTAGCTGCCTTGCGAAATGGTCAATACAGTCTGGCCGTAAAGAATGCGAATGAAGCAGGTCGTACTGCGCGCGCAATTGACGCCGGGCGCTTGGAAGTGCGCGCATTGATGTGCGCCGCAGGTGCACATGCGGCATCAGAGTCAGTGCCGATCGCTCGAAAGGTTGCGACCGAGGCGTATGAGATGGTTTTGCTGCTGGGGTGTTTCCAGACGGCTGGAGATACCCGCGATCTGTTGGCGGGGCTGACGATCACCAGCGATGTTGCATTTACCGATCTGGAATTTGTTGTTCCGGCACAGAAAGTTGAAACAAGCGATCAGCTTGTGGGAGTTCGGAGCTTATTACCAAAAAGCACAAGGCGGGAGGGGACGACGCTTTCGTCAAAACAAATCAGAGTTTTGCGCTACGTGCGCGAAGGTCTGTCCAACAAGCAGATTGCCGACCGGCTTTTAGTGCGTGAAGACACCGTGAAATGGCACATGAGAAAAATATTCGCCGATCTCAATGTGCGCAGTCGCGTACAGGCGGTCACCGAAGCACAGGCGCGTAACCTGATATGA
- a CDS encoding PaaI family thioesterase, whose protein sequence is MIASVWNSRAKGLIAEMDLKIERADRQGVEIRMPFNPDFCLDEEGTMLHGGVLTALLDSAFGLANFLAIDDVQTMATLDLRVDYLRPASSRADVIVFADCYRQTRHIAFGTGKIWFDTADCEEVARGSATFALTRGKGSLLDKMNTGGPGG, encoded by the coding sequence ATGATCGCAAGCGTCTGGAATTCGAGGGCCAAGGGCCTGATCGCCGAGATGGACTTAAAGATCGAACGCGCCGACCGGCAAGGCGTTGAAATACGGATGCCATTCAACCCAGATTTCTGTTTGGATGAAGAAGGCACAATGTTGCACGGCGGTGTCCTGACGGCCCTGCTCGACAGCGCCTTTGGGCTAGCCAACTTTCTGGCGATCGACGACGTCCAGACAATGGCAACCCTCGATCTGCGTGTCGATTATCTGCGCCCGGCAAGTTCGCGTGCCGACGTCATTGTGTTTGCCGATTGCTACCGGCAGACCCGACACATCGCATTCGGAACCGGAAAAATTTGGTTTGACACCGCTGATTGCGAAGAGGTCGCCCGAGGATCGGCGACCTTTGCCCTGACACGCGGAAAGGGCAGTTTGTTGGATAAAATGAATACAGGAGGCCCAGGCGGATGA
- a CDS encoding alkane 1-monooxygenase, with the protein MTTVSKEPDSIAEYVDKKRYLWMLSVIWPATPIIGLYLVAQTGWSIWYGLVLFVWYALVPLLDAMFGEDFNNPPEEAVEALEKDRYYRVLTYLTVPMHYAALLASAWWVSTQSMSLLEIVTLALSLGIVNGLALNTGHELGHKKETFDRWMAKLVLAVVGYGHFFIEHNKGHHRDVATPKDPATSRMGESIYKFSTREIPGAFRRAWELEEERLSRRGKSPWSLENEILQPMLITFALYVGLLAFFGPLMLIFLPIQMAFGWWQLTSANYIEHYGLLREKLDNGRYEHQKPHHSWNSNHIMSNLILFHLQRHSDHHAHPTRSYQSLRDFKDLPALPTGYPGMFFMAMVPGWFRAVMDPKVVNWAHGDLSKVQIDDGKQEHYEQKFGSIGVSPGISAATAAE; encoded by the coding sequence ATGACCACTGTCTCAAAAGAACCCGACTCCATTGCGGAGTACGTCGATAAGAAACGTTATCTATGGATGCTTTCTGTAATATGGCCAGCGACCCCAATCATCGGCCTCTACCTGGTGGCGCAAACGGGATGGAGCATTTGGTACGGTCTTGTTCTCTTCGTCTGGTACGCGCTGGTTCCGCTATTGGATGCCATGTTCGGAGAGGACTTCAACAACCCACCCGAAGAAGCCGTCGAGGCTCTGGAAAAAGACCGGTACTACCGCGTCCTGACCTACCTCACCGTGCCTATGCACTATGCTGCCCTTTTGGCGTCAGCTTGGTGGGTCAGTACGCAAAGCATGTCATTGCTTGAAATCGTCACTCTGGCATTGTCGCTGGGAATTGTGAACGGTCTTGCTTTGAACACTGGCCACGAGTTGGGCCACAAGAAAGAAACCTTTGATCGCTGGATGGCCAAGTTGGTGCTTGCGGTTGTCGGCTACGGCCATTTCTTTATCGAGCACAACAAAGGCCATCATCGCGATGTCGCGACCCCAAAAGACCCGGCAACGTCGCGGATGGGCGAAAGCATTTACAAGTTTTCAACCCGTGAAATTCCCGGTGCCTTCCGCCGTGCGTGGGAACTCGAAGAAGAGCGCCTGTCGCGTCGTGGCAAAAGCCCCTGGAGCCTTGAAAACGAGATTTTGCAGCCTATGCTGATAACCTTTGCTCTCTATGTTGGGCTGCTCGCCTTCTTTGGCCCCCTGATGCTGATATTCCTGCCCATACAGATGGCATTCGGCTGGTGGCAGCTGACCAGCGCCAACTATATCGAGCACTACGGGTTGCTGCGTGAAAAACTGGACAACGGTCGCTACGAGCACCAAAAACCCCACCATTCGTGGAATTCAAACCACATCATGTCGAACCTGATCCTGTTCCACCTCCAGCGCCACTCCGACCACCATGCGCACCCAACGCGGTCCTACCAGTCGCTGCGTGATTTCAAGGATTTGCCAGCGCTGCCCACAGGCTACCCTGGCATGTTCTTCATGGCGATGGTTCCGGGTTGGTTCCGCGCTGTCATGGACCCCAAAGTGGTCAACTGGGCGCACGGCGATCTGAGCAAAGTCCAGATCGACGACGGCAAGCAGGAGCACTACGAGCAGAAATTTGGGTCGATCGGCGTATCGCCCGGAATTTCCGCAGCCACCGCCGCGGAATAA
- a CDS encoding NAD(P)/FAD-dependent oxidoreductase gives MQDNLDKIVIVGAGTAGVNAASALRQQGFEGQVVILGAESVAPYQRPPLSKAFLAKDKPPAATLLKPGAFFPTNGITLEMGQGVVAIDRTAKAVLTKAGVHYPYDELILATGSSARRLRCPGAGLSNVCYLRNLSDATRLHKSLRSAKSVAILGGGVIGLEVASAAVALDKQVTVIESAGRVMARVATPSATNVITRQLKAAGIRFALNARLARIDGVDGQARTCILESGEAVAADLVVVGIGALPNQGLAVHAGLLCDNGIIVDEAMRSSDPDIYAIGDCAAAENSYYGGRIRIETIHNAMVQAQIAASSICGVRIPDAAPPRFWSDLLGMKLQGLGGLTRYDKLVAFNGKNGVETEVHAFAGDRLVATETINLSKRQSELSKLIHPAE, from the coding sequence ATGCAGGATAACTTGGATAAGATCGTGATAGTAGGGGCCGGAACCGCTGGTGTGAATGCGGCATCAGCGCTGCGTCAGCAGGGCTTTGAGGGGCAGGTCGTGATATTGGGGGCTGAATCCGTTGCCCCCTACCAAAGGCCGCCCCTGTCGAAGGCTTTTCTTGCAAAAGATAAGCCGCCCGCAGCGACGCTATTGAAGCCTGGGGCGTTTTTTCCAACGAACGGTATCACCTTGGAAATGGGTCAAGGAGTGGTAGCGATAGATCGGACTGCCAAGGCCGTCCTGACAAAAGCGGGCGTTCATTATCCCTATGACGAACTTATTCTTGCGACCGGGTCCAGCGCACGGCGCCTGCGCTGTCCCGGTGCAGGTCTGAGCAATGTTTGCTATCTGCGTAATTTGTCTGACGCCACGCGCCTGCACAAATCGCTACGTAGCGCAAAATCGGTGGCTATCCTTGGCGGCGGCGTGATCGGGCTGGAAGTTGCCTCCGCTGCGGTTGCACTAGACAAGCAGGTCACGGTAATCGAATCCGCTGGACGTGTGATGGCGCGGGTCGCCACACCTTCGGCCACCAATGTTATCACAAGGCAGCTTAAGGCCGCTGGCATCCGGTTTGCTCTGAACGCCAGATTGGCCCGGATAGATGGCGTTGACGGGCAGGCGCGGACCTGCATTCTGGAAAGCGGTGAAGCAGTGGCGGCAGATCTGGTCGTCGTCGGCATCGGAGCCTTGCCGAACCAAGGTTTGGCCGTCCACGCTGGGTTGCTTTGCGACAATGGAATCATAGTCGATGAGGCCATGCGCAGTTCGGATCCCGACATCTACGCAATCGGCGACTGTGCCGCAGCCGAAAACTCCTATTATGGCGGTCGGATACGCATTGAGACAATCCACAATGCTATGGTTCAGGCTCAGATCGCAGCAAGCAGCATCTGTGGCGTTCGCATTCCCGACGCTGCGCCACCACGGTTCTGGTCCGATCTATTGGGGATGAAGCTTCAGGGGTTGGGCGGGCTCACGCGTTACGACAAGCTGGTTGCGTTCAATGGGAAAAACGGGGTTGAGACGGAAGTGCATGCCTTTGCGGGGGACCGGCTTGTCGCGACCGAAACAATCAACTTGTCCAAACGGCAAAGTGAACTTTCTAAACTTATCCACCCTGCCGAATAG
- a CDS encoding PaaI family thioesterase, protein MKLSDIQARCDRVPFFRHLGFSVTEANDTHFVARMPFEQRHIGNPVLDTYHGGIIASFMEIIASLTVLDDLESPPPKPINLTVDYLRPGLPGTLNTRATVSRKGRRMASVETIAWLEDEGKPVAKGLFHFLLV, encoded by the coding sequence ATGAAGCTCAGCGACATACAGGCGCGATGTGATCGTGTGCCGTTCTTCCGTCACTTGGGTTTTTCAGTAACTGAAGCCAACGACACGCATTTTGTGGCACGTATGCCATTCGAACAGCGACACATAGGCAACCCCGTACTTGATACATATCATGGCGGGATAATTGCCAGTTTTATGGAAATAATTGCCTCATTGACCGTGTTGGACGATCTAGAATCACCCCCACCAAAACCGATCAATCTGACCGTTGACTATCTTCGACCCGGGCTGCCGGGAACGTTGAACACACGCGCCACGGTCTCGCGTAAAGGTCGGCGAATGGCAAGCGTCGAAACCATTGCCTGGCTGGAAGATGAGGGAAAGCCAGTCGCAAAGGGCCTATTCCACTTTCTGTTGGTCTGA
- a CDS encoding rubredoxin: MAKYMCPDCKYSYDEVTGDPHEGFPAGTPWAQIPEEWSCPDCAVRDKEDFELIDGSAVSVAASAPAPTAPTPERPVTATKVVEAAAPQPPSKAAAEGAKPFVKWICITCGHIYDEALGDDYEGFAPGTRFDDIPDDWCCPDCGATKEDYVLYQEK; this comes from the coding sequence ATGGCAAAATACATGTGCCCCGACTGCAAATATTCATATGATGAAGTTACCGGAGATCCTCATGAAGGGTTTCCGGCAGGGACGCCCTGGGCGCAAATCCCTGAAGAGTGGTCCTGTCCGGATTGCGCCGTTCGCGACAAGGAAGACTTTGAACTGATTGACGGCTCTGCTGTGTCTGTCGCTGCGTCGGCACCGGCACCAACGGCCCCCACCCCCGAACGCCCCGTGACCGCGACTAAGGTTGTGGAGGCTGCGGCCCCGCAGCCACCCTCCAAGGCTGCGGCGGAAGGTGCCAAACCTTTCGTGAAATGGATCTGCATCACTTGCGGCCATATTTATGATGAGGCTCTTGGCGACGATTACGAGGGCTTTGCGCCGGGAACACGTTTTGACGACATCCCTGACGATTGGTGCTGCCCGGATTGTGGGGCAACCAAAGAAGACTATGTGCTGTACCAAGAAAAATGA
- a CDS encoding acetyl-CoA C-acyltransferase family protein, whose amino-acid sequence MTDVVILDGARTAIGTFGGSLAGTSPIELGTIVAKAALERSGLKADQIGQVVFGHVINTEPRDMYLSRVVAMQAGVPASAPAMNVNRLCGSGAQAIVSAAQSLMLGDADFALAGGAECMSRSPHIIPQARWGQKMGDITAVDMMLGALTCPFGSGHMGVTAENVATELQITRADQDAFALTSQARAARAIGDGSFKREITAVELKTRKGTAVFDTDEHPKATTAEALAGLKPVFRKGGSVTAGNASGINDGAAAMVLARADAAKKAGLQPRARILGYSIAGVDPEVMGIGPIPAVQALCARTGLNIADFDVIESNEAFAAQALAVNKVLGLNPEKVNPNGGAIALGHPISATGAILTLKALNALDSFGGTKALITMCIGGGQGIAIAIEKLGD is encoded by the coding sequence ATGACAGACGTTGTAATTCTTGATGGCGCACGCACCGCCATTGGTACTTTCGGGGGTAGCCTTGCAGGAACCTCGCCAATCGAACTGGGAACAATTGTAGCCAAAGCGGCGCTAGAACGTTCAGGTTTAAAGGCTGATCAAATCGGCCAGGTGGTGTTTGGTCACGTCATTAATACCGAGCCACGGGATATGTACTTGTCGCGCGTGGTCGCAATGCAGGCTGGTGTGCCGGCAAGCGCCCCCGCAATGAATGTCAACAGGTTGTGCGGATCCGGCGCTCAGGCGATTGTTTCGGCCGCGCAGTCGTTGATGTTGGGCGACGCCGATTTCGCCCTTGCAGGCGGCGCTGAATGTATGAGCCGCTCCCCCCATATCATTCCGCAGGCGCGGTGGGGACAGAAAATGGGTGATATCACCGCGGTGGACATGATGTTAGGCGCGCTGACGTGCCCTTTTGGATCCGGGCATATGGGTGTTACGGCCGAAAACGTGGCGACTGAGCTGCAAATTACACGGGCTGACCAAGACGCCTTTGCGCTGACCAGCCAAGCCCGCGCGGCAAGAGCGATTGGTGATGGTAGCTTTAAGCGAGAAATCACGGCAGTTGAATTGAAAACCCGCAAAGGCACTGCTGTGTTTGACACAGATGAACACCCTAAGGCGACGACTGCGGAGGCGCTGGCCGGGCTGAAGCCCGTGTTCCGCAAGGGCGGCAGCGTGACAGCAGGAAATGCCAGCGGGATTAACGATGGTGCTGCCGCGATGGTTCTAGCACGGGCTGACGCAGCAAAAAAAGCTGGTCTGCAGCCGCGGGCGCGCATTTTGGGTTACTCGATTGCCGGAGTGGACCCCGAAGTTATGGGGATCGGCCCAATTCCGGCCGTACAGGCGCTATGCGCACGCACCGGGCTGAACATCGCTGATTTCGACGTGATAGAATCAAACGAGGCGTTCGCTGCGCAGGCCCTGGCTGTGAATAAAGTGCTTGGTTTGAATCCGGAAAAGGTAAATCCGAACGGCGGAGCAATCGCGCTTGGCCATCCGATTAGCGCCACTGGAGCGATCCTGACTCTGAAAGCCCTCAATGCCCTTGACAGTTTTGGTGGAACGAAGGCTCTGATCACAATGTGTATTGGGGGCGGTCAGGGGATCGCGATTGCAATAGAAAAACTGGGGGATTGA